In Lacerta agilis isolate rLacAgi1 chromosome 1, rLacAgi1.pri, whole genome shotgun sequence, the following proteins share a genomic window:
- the LOC117043426 gene encoding phosducin-like protein yields MLKMPSSDSSTVNTGPKGVINDWRRFKQLETEQREQQCREMEHLIQNLSLTCRSHLDDEEDKRKQQELQKKLNGKLTLQEYTALREGPDDEEFLQQYRKQRMEEMQRQHFKRVFEIHSGEAFLDTVDKGPKNSLVMVHVYEDDVPGADSLHGCMVCLATEYPLVKFCCVRSSLIGASSRFTTSALPALLVYKGGELVGNFVRVTDQLGEDFFAGDLEGFLQECGLLPEKDQVLLTSVLNASSSCLSEDSDLEIN; encoded by the coding sequence ATGTTAAAGATGCCGAGCAGCGATAGCAGTACGGTAAACACAGGCCCCAAAGGGGTGATCAATGACTGGAGGAGATTCAAGCAGCTCgagacagagcagcgggagcagcagtgccgggagATGGAGCATCTCATCCAAAACCTCTCATTGACATGCAGGTCCCACCTGGACGATGAGGAGGACAAGCGGAAGCAGCAGGAGCTCCAGAAAAAGCTGAATGGCAAGCTAACCCTGCAGGAGTACACTGCGCTGCGTGAGGGCCCAGATGATGAGGAGTTCCTGCAGCAATACCGCAAGCAGCGCATGGAGGAGATGCAGCGGCAGCACTTCAAGCGGGTCTTTGAGATCCACAGTGGGGAGGCCTTCCTGGACACGGTTGACAAAGGACCCAAGAATTCCCTGGTGATGGTCCACGTCTACGAGGATGATGTCCCAGGGGCTGACTCCCTCCACGGATGCATGGTCTGCCTGGCCACTGAGTACCCCCTGGTCAAGTTCTGCTGTGTGCGGAGCTCCCTGATCGGCGCCAGCTCCCGCTTCACCACCAGCGCCCTGCCAGCACTCCTGGTCTacaagggtggggaactggtGGGCAACTTTGTCCGTGTCACTGACCAACTGGGTGAGGACTTCTTCGCCGGGGACCTGGAGGGCTTCCTGCAGGAGTGCGGCCTGCTCCCTGAGAAGGACCAGGTGCTCCTCACCTCTGTCCtcaatgcctcctcctcctgcctcagcGAGGACAGTGACCTGGAGATCAACTAG